ATGCCAGCCAATACTTAAATTTGTGCGGAAGTATGTAGTACGCCCTAGAACAATTTCGTCGATTTTACTTTTCAGCTCCTTTTTCTTAGGAGAATGCTGTACTGTTTAACAGGGATGCGTCTCTAACAGTCTTCCTTGGGATAGGAAAGTGAAGTATTTGGTCGGCATGACATTGGCTTGTCATGATTGGAAAAATGTAGAGAGGGGAAAACTGACCCTTTGGCATGTGAATGGAACATATTCTGTGGTATATTATCGATGGATTGGTGAAACGGTAGAGGTAACTAAGACATTTCATAGTCTCACGCTCTCAACAGACCCTTAGTGGCAGAGCTAACCGGTACCTATGAATAATCGAGGTGCGCAAGCTGGCTCGGACACCACtgttattaaaaaagaaaaagctaagcAATTTCACATAATCCACTTACATGGTACTCTTAGATGCAAGACACATTCATTTTGGACCAAAATGTGACTTTTAGTGATAGTGGAGGCATCTCAAGTTTGTGGAGTGTCTTTAACAATATTTGTTTTACCTATTTAATTTCCAGGAGACAGATTGGAACATTTTGCACAGTGGTGCTTTTGGAGACTGTGATTGCTCACAGCTGGAAAATTCAAGGTAAGTTAGTTTTTGTCCATAGAAAGATTGCAAATGGTGGCTTTAGATTTTGTTCTGCAATGATTTTCTTTTCCCCCTAAATGCTGCTTTTTATTCATCCTATTTACCTTTATCTCTTTTACTGTTCTTGGTAAATTGAAAACTCTGAAGGAACAATTCCAAGTCCCATACATTGTAGAAATCCATAGAAGTTTCTCAATACACTCATACAAGTTAATCTTTATGTCTCTGCAATGTTggttttcttttcatgctttagACAATAGAACTTTATGAATATATGACACACTTCTCCTTACTTCTACTTCACGGGATAATTTCTCTGTTCATTAAAACTTTCGCAATTGAAGGGACTTCAACAAACAAAGTTACAAAAGATTCTAGTGTCTTGAGTCTTGGCTATTGTGTGTCCTGGCTCTCATAATGATTTAGCAATACATATTCATCTTTATAGGTCTTGACTTCTCCTACatatctctttttttatttcctaGTGGTTGCTTATAATTGACCTGCTTCTCTGCTCTCGAAGAAGGAAATGTCTGCCAAAACTGACTTTTTATCGTTTCCCGTGTTTTAGATTCATGCTTGAAACACCAGCATGGACCTTGTCAAAATGCTAGGCTGGAAAAGACTTCTGTTAGATGTGTTTCAGTGTCATGATTGGCAAGGGAAATTGCATTTCATAAACTCGTTTGCATTTGGCTGAAACTGGATTGGAGATATTATTTCTTTGTATGTAGAAAATTCACTGGTACATTTCTCTGCCATGGCTGTATGCTATAAAGTTTATTGAGGTTGTTACAATCTTATGCCGAAGGACTAGAAAGCCATTCATCGGAAGTACGTAATGGACTACCATCGACTAGTGCAATCGTGCATTAGTCCTTGAAACCTAAGCTTGATCGTTCCAACGTGGTGCTGAACTTGAACGTAATCCCGTATTTGTCTTAATGGATTGATGTTGCATGCTAATAATATTCTTTTCAAAATACGATGAAATTCATTTATTGCATCACTCAACTATGTATGAAATTGTGTAACTGTTAAAATATCAGTTTTGTAAGGGAATATGTTGGTTTGCAAGCAGATTTAGGATGTAAGCTGTTAGGACGAGTCTACATTAGTTTCAGTCAATTTGGTGCTTCACTCCTTAtaattcttcttcattttttcttttgccaGAACTTCAGTCCACGTAATTATATTGATGGGAACGTTTATTGCATTCTcacaaatatttaaactttacctAGTTTCCCATGTTGTATTAATGTCTGACCCTCCCCTCTTCCAATTTATTTCAAGGAAGAACAAGTGAACAACTgcacattaaaaataaaaataaaaaatggaagaagaaccaACTACacatataaataggggtcttcCCTCGTGTAGGTGTATGGAAAACATTGTAGCATGCACAAAAAAGCGAGGCGTATTtgcaacaaaaaagaaatttatatTATTGAAGGTGGAAAGTATTTCTACCACCCTGATTTTGAccacaatgacccaaatggGGTAGCATAGCAAATTCAcatctaaattatttatacgATGTCGTTTCTACCCTTCCTTCCCAAAATTCATCTTAAAAATTTGCATGAAATCTTTCCCATCaagtcaatttttattttttcccaatACATGAAAAATAGTCTTTTCATAGGCGTGGACATATTTGGGCCAAATCGGTATGGCCGTTTAGCAactattttgtttttcttttcaaactttctttatatatttttgataaaagGGCCAAATCGGTATGGCCGTTTAGCAactattttgtttttcttttcaaactttctttatatatttttaataaaagaaagaaacgtgGATACACTATTTTCTGAAGTGTGTTATGtgtaaagaaaattcaaaagttttaaaaaatttaacggaaaagggccaaatataccctttttgatattttggatccAAATATACTGCTACCGTTATACTATTGATTCAATTATACCCCTCCATTAAGTACTTCCAATTCTACGTGGCActaacatttgatgaggtggacgcCACGTGGCATACCACCTCAGTACCCTTAAcccattttgcccctctctTCTATTTGTTCTTTCACCACTAAAATTTCCTTCCCCTTCATCACCATTACCGCCATCTGtgtctctcttctcttttttattgTTAACGAATTCCTTCTATCTCCCCTCTATTTGTCCTCGTTATACTATGTTTGAATCTGATAATTGGGGTGATGATGTAGATGGAGTTACAATCACACACTTACACTTGATTCAGCTttgatacaatttttttttatcaaaaaaggCCCATCAATTTCTATTCAGGAAAGTAAAAACTGAACACACAGAGATAATGAGGGGAAGTCCTTTGTTATAGGGAGAAGGCAATTGCTGTAAAAACAAAGAGCATTATTGCTTGTGCTACGAAATTTGGAGGATCTATGAGGAACCCCATAGAAAGAAAAACAGGAGGCTTTCTCATTTCACAACCCCTTTTCAGATAGCTCATTTTTTCGAATCAGCAAAGAACAATGGGGTTCGTTAGAAAAGTGCGCCAATTTGATGAAGGGAAGGGCAAAATGTGTTAGGGTGCTGAGGTGGTATGTCACGTGACATGcacctcatcaaatgttagTGCCATATAAGTATTGGATATCCACACTGGACAAACTTAACGGATGAGGGATATTTGAGCCAGTATAACGGCGTGCGTATTTGAACCCAAAGATATAGCGAAGGagatatttatctttttccaaTAAAATACAgtgtatatttggcccttttccgaaaaTTTAAAGAGTGTTTTATTCGtaatacactatatatatatatatatatatatatatatatatatatatatatatatatatatcaagttgACCCACGTGGGTGATCCAAGTTCAATCGCTTGCCTCAGTTTAAAGGAATGAAATCACTTTTAATAATGAGTACTTTATTCAACAGATCTATTCTTTGTAATAAATtgaatta
The window above is part of the Lycium ferocissimum isolate CSIRO_LF1 unplaced genomic scaffold, AGI_CSIRO_Lferr_CH_V1 ctg3274, whole genome shotgun sequence genome. Proteins encoded here:
- the LOC132044034 gene encoding uncharacterized protein LOC132044034, producing MSTTSFTLLSCQPILKFVRKYVGCVSNSLPWDRKVKYLVGMTLACHDWKNVERGKLTLWHVNGTYSVVYYRWIGETVEETDWNILHSGAFGDCDCSQLENSRFMLETPAWTLSKC